GACGCCGACGGAGGCAGCAAGCGCCGCCGCCGTCGCCGTCGCCGCAAGGGCGGGGACGACGACGCGGCCGAGACCACGGCCGGCGACGATCCGCCGAACACCGTCACCCACGTCCGCCAGGGCAAGTCCGAGTCCGAGCGCCCGGTGCGCGACGAGGTGCGCAGCGTCCGCGGCTCCACCCGGCTGGAGGCCAAGCGCCAGCGCCGCCGCGACGGCCGGGAGGCGGGCCGCCGCCGTGCCCCGATCCTGTCCGAGGCCGAGTTCCTGGCCCGCCGCGAAGCGGTCGAGCGCACCATGGTCGTCGCCGAGAAGGGCGACTCCACCCAGATCGGCGTGCTCGAGGACGGCGTGCTGGTCGAGCACTTCGTGACCCAGTCGGGCACCGGCTCGATCGTCGGCAACGTGTACCTGGGCCGGGTGCAGAACGTGCTGCCCAGCATGGAGGCCGCGTTCATCGACATCGGCCGCGGCCGCAACGCGGTGCTCTACGCCGGCGAGGTCGACTGGGACGCGGCCGGCCTGGAGGGCAAGGCCCGCAAGATCGAGCAGGCCCTCTCCACCGGCGACAGCGTGCTGGTGCAGGTCACCAAGGACCCGGTCGGGCACAAGGGCGCCCGGCTGACCACGCAGATCTCGCTGCCCGGCCGGTTCCTGGTCTACGTCCCCGCGGGCGGGGCCACCGGCATCTCCCGCAAGCTGCCGGAGAACGAGCGCCGCCGGCTCAAGGACATCCTCAAGCGGATCGTCCCGGAGGACGCGGGCGTGATCATCCGCACCGCCTCGGAGGGCATCTCCGAAGAGGAGCTGGACCGCGACGTGCAGCGGCTCAAGGCGCAGTGGGACGTCATCAAGGACAAGGCCGCGGCCGGGTCCGGCAAGAAGGGCGGCGCTCCGGCGATGCTCTACGAGGAGCCGGATCTGCTGGTCAAGGTCGTGCGGGACCTGTTCACCGAGGACTTCGCCCAGCTGGAGGTGCAGGGCGGCAAGGCCTGGGACACCATCCACGGCTACGTGCAGCACGTCGCCCCCGACCTGACCGACCGGCTCAAGCGCTACATCGGCAACGGCGACGCGTTCGCCGACCACCGGATCGACGAGCAGATCACCAAGGCGCTCGACCGCAAGGTCTGGCTGCCCTCCGGCGGTTACCTGGTCATCGACCGCACCGAGGCGATGACCGTGATCGACGTGAACACCGGCAAGTTCACCGGCTCCGGCGGCAACCTCGAGGAGACGGTGACCCGCAACAACCTGGAGTCGGCCGAGGAGATCGTCCGCCAGCTGCGGCTGCGCGACATCGGCGGCATCATCGTGATCGACTTCATCGACATGGTGCTGGAGTCCAACCGGGAACTGGTGCTGCGCCGGCTCACCGAATGCCTCGGCCGCGACCGCACCCGTCACCAGGTCGCCGAGGTCACCTCGCTCGGCCTGGTGCAGATGACCCGCAAGAAGATCGGCACCGGGCTGCTCGAAGCGTTCTCCACGCCGTGTGAGCACTGCAAGGGCCGCGGCGTGGTCGTCTCCACCGAACCGCAGCGCGGCAACGGCGGTGGCGGCGGCGGGCACAACGGCAACGGGCACAACCACGGCGGGGACACGAAGTCCTCCCGGCGTTCCCGCGGCCGCGGCAAGGGCGGCGAAGAGCAGCACACCGAGCATCAGGCGAAGAACGAGCCGGTGTCCGCGGGCCCGACGCCGGAGCAGCGCGAATCGGTGGCCTCCGCGGTACAGGCGATGGCCAACGCCTCGAAGGCCGCGTCCACCCGTGGTGAACACGACGAGCCCGCCGGGGAGGAGGCCGAACCGGACCGGCAGCCCCGGGAGGGCAGTGGCGAGTCCGCCGGGGACCAGCCGGTGACCGCCGAGGCCCCGTCCGCCGAGCCCGTCCGCGAAACCACCGGCCGCTCGGCCACCCGGTCCCGCCGGGTCGCGAGCCGGGCCGCCGGAAGGGCCGGTCCCGCGCGGGAACTCGCCGGCCAGCCGGTGACCACCGCGGCCGACGAGACCGAGGTGCGCCCGGCGGAGCCGTCCGCCGGGCCCGCCCGGGAAGTCGCGGATGCGCCGGTCACCACGTCGGCCGACGAAACCGTGGTGCCCCAGGCGGAACCGGCCGTGGCGCCGTCCTCTCCGGAACCGGAGCCCGCGGAAGCCCCTGAGGCCGCTGCCGGGGAACCCGAGGTCGAGGTGCCCGCTCCGGCCGGACGCAGCGGCCGCCGGCGCTCGCGGCGGGCGGCTTCGCGGCCGGCGGGCCCGCCGGTGCACGCCACCGACCAGAGCTGATCGAGCACAGGGGGACCCCGGGTGTAACCGAGCCCGGGGCCTCCCGTAACCTGGACTACGGCTCACCGCCAGAGTGAGTCGCTGCGCGAGCACCTGGACC
This Amycolatopsis sulphurea DNA region includes the following protein-coding sequences:
- a CDS encoding translation initiation factor IF-2 N-terminal domain-containing protein, which produces MPNADTPADQTGGTTAEPTSRLGELPPRIRVHALAKLLGQSSRDLLAKLAELGESPRSAASSVTREVAHQVAEALDQAAGATPATDTTPAADPAPATPATDEATARADRPAETPAPEATTTETPARPARTRERRRGSAARTAPEPEAAAAEPAEDSEAKAAAPGQAVVTSPFTTGQAPADAAETTGGKTARGGSRRSRRVVAPAVPAEQQETEQATPARGPVHVPVFAAPSPVFLPPEQQEAQPARSKPAPAVAEATETAEDTAGEDTAAEPRDERPDEDGEDANGRRRRRRGRRGRGRGKGGEEGADVAEQSEDAEQPAADQSGKREDKAEQDEADSGDDNDADGGSKRRRRRRRRKGGDDDAAETTAGDDPPNTVTHVRQGKSESERPVRDEVRSVRGSTRLEAKRQRRRDGREAGRRRAPILSEAEFLARREAVERTMVVAEKGDSTQIGVLEDGVLVEHFVTQSGTGSIVGNVYLGRVQNVLPSMEAAFIDIGRGRNAVLYAGEVDWDAAGLEGKARKIEQALSTGDSVLVQVTKDPVGHKGARLTTQISLPGRFLVYVPAGGATGISRKLPENERRRLKDILKRIVPEDAGVIIRTASEGISEEELDRDVQRLKAQWDVIKDKAAAGSGKKGGAPAMLYEEPDLLVKVVRDLFTEDFAQLEVQGGKAWDTIHGYVQHVAPDLTDRLKRYIGNGDAFADHRIDEQITKALDRKVWLPSGGYLVIDRTEAMTVIDVNTGKFTGSGGNLEETVTRNNLESAEEIVRQLRLRDIGGIIVIDFIDMVLESNRELVLRRLTECLGRDRTRHQVAEVTSLGLVQMTRKKIGTGLLEAFSTPCEHCKGRGVVVSTEPQRGNGGGGGGHNGNGHNHGGDTKSSRRSRGRGKGGEEQHTEHQAKNEPVSAGPTPEQRESVASAVQAMANASKAASTRGEHDEPAGEEAEPDRQPREGSGESAGDQPVTAEAPSAEPVRETTGRSATRSRRVASRAAGRAGPARELAGQPVTTAADETEVRPAEPSAGPAREVADAPVTTSADETVVPQAEPAVAPSSPEPEPAEAPEAAAGEPEVEVPAPAGRSGRRRSRRAASRPAGPPVHATDQS